A stretch of DNA from Blastocatellia bacterium:
AGCAGATCACACTGATCAAGCCCGATCGCATCATAACTCCTCCGATAATCATCTCCCAACGGATGAAAGGTCCCAATGGATCAACCATCCGTTGGCACTTTTTATCCGTTGGCGAACTCATTTTTCCTCCCTCGTGGCGTGCATGAGCGCATGGGCGATTTCCTCGAAAATCGCTGGGAGCGCACGCTGCCGGCGTGCCCGTTGAAGCTGAAGGCCAGGCCCGCTCGAAGCGGGCGCTCCGGCATTTTTCATCGTTTCCGGGCGCAAGCCCTCGGTGCATGACCAACTGCTCGCCCGGCCTCGTCCCTTCGTTTCATGTCCCGATGTGGTCGAGACGGGATGAACGCTGGACTCAGAACAGGAGCTTAATGCCAAATTGAATCTGACGGGCGGCGAAAGCTCCTCGATACCGGTCGGGCGTGACGATAAACCGCCCGTCCTTTTTGGGTGGCAAGGGCGTTCCCGGCAGAAAGACGCGACCGAATTCGGAAATGTTGACGCGATTGAAAAGGTTGAACGACTCCAGGATGAGTTGCGCTGTGATCCGGTCGCCGAGCGACAGCGTGCGCACAAGTCGCGCATCCACATTGGCATATCCGGGCGAGATGCCGACATTGCGGCCCAGGCTGGCGGGCCGATCTCCCGGGGGAATATCGCCATCGCCGTTGAGGTCAACGCCGGCGAGCAGGTTATACGGCCGACCGCTCGTGAGCGTGACGATCGTCGAGAACGTATAGCCGCGCACGAGCCAATGCTTCCCATAGTCGAGATCCCACAGACCGCTCAGGACCGCACGATGGCGAGCATCCTGGAGCGAGAGCGCGCGTTCCCCTCGGAGATTCAGCGGATTGCCCGTCTCCTGATTCTCGACGCGCCAGTCCACGAAATCATCAATCGCTTTTGAGAACGTGTAGTGGGCGCGAAAACTGAGTTTCCGACTCATCCGACGTTCCACGGCCACCGTGAGGCCGTGATAGTAACTGTCGCCGGAACTCTCGAACTGATAAATTTCCGGCCGTCCCGGAAAAACCCGACCGCAGGTGGCCGGAATCGGCCCGCAGGTGGGATTCACAATGGGATTGAGATTGCGGCTGAGGAAAAGATGCAGCCCTCGAACCATCTGATAGGTGAGGGAGACGGCCAGATCGGGTGTGACGAGGTAATTCACCCCGATGGTGGATTGATGAGCGTAGCCGTTCTTGAAACGAGGGTCAGCGGCGAAGATGCGGCCCAGTTCGCCAACGCTGGGGAGATCGCGCGGAACCCGGCCTTCGGGAAAGCGAAAGCCCGGTTGCAGAAATCCCAGCAGCGAGAAGGGAAAAGGAAGGACCGGCGTTTGGATCTTCGTTCCATTGACGATGCGCACGGCGAACATCGGGCCGAGCTGCACCGAGCCGTAGAAGATTCCGTAGGCTCCATGGACGAGAATTTTCCCCCTCCCCGTCGGATCCCAGGCCACCGCCAGGCGCGGATTGGAATTGTTCCCGCCGCTCGAAGGGAACGGAGGAGGGAATGTCTGTCGGTCGAAACGGTAACCGAGCTTGAGGGTGAGGGTGGACCGAAGGCGGATGTCGTCCTGAGCGTACCATGAGAAATAGACCGAGGAGAGCGTATCGCTCCCATCGCCGAAACCCTGAACGAAGGCCGCCGGTATGGGACGATGTCCGAGATCGGGGATCGGGGCCGAGAAGCCCGGGAAGAGGATCGGCAGATTCTCGCCGAGAAAATTCAAAAACTCGATCTGATCGCGCGTGCGGCGCGAGGGGGCGAAGGCCTGAAGGGCGGTGAACGCCGGCCCGGAAATGGCGCTGAAATCCAGACCCTGGAAGAGGACCTGGCCTCCGAACAGGATGGGGATGGATGTCGTCCCCGGAGGGGCTTCCCCGCGATACCAATCCAGACCCATTTTCAAGCGGTGTCGGCCTGATGTCACCGAGAAATTGTTCACGACCTGCCAGAGGACTTCCGTGCGCGGCTGGGGCAAGAGTGCTCCTCGACCGAAGACGATCACTTCCGGCGTCTCGAAGATTCGGACTTCGGGCCCTCCGGTGGGATCGAGCGGGTCCACGGTCTGTCTTCGATGGGCGAACATGAAGCGGGTTTCGTTGATGATGGAGGGCGAGATGATCCAGGTGTTTCCCGCGCTCAGCGTGTGATCGCGGAGCCGACCGACGCCGCCGTTGGATTCGGCCACCAATCCTCCCCAGGGTTCCAGCGATCCGTTGTAGCCGCGCGCCAGATTGTAGCGAACCCAGAGCGTATCGTTCGGACCGAGTTGAAAGTCTCCCCGCGCCAGACCCATACTGCTCGCTTCGGAAAAAGGAAGATCGCCGCGCCGAATCACCGAGGGAGGGAAGCCGAGCGCCTGAGCCGCCTCGACGATCTGCGGATTGATGGTCACCTGATGCGTCGCCGACAGCGTCAATCGCTCGAAGGAACCGAAGAAGAAATGGCGATCTCTCCGGATCGGGCCGCTCAGCGTGCCGCCGAACTGAACCTGTTGAAAGGGGGGATTGGTGACGGCGAAGGCATTTCGGGCGTTGAGCGCCCGCGTGCGAAGGAAGCTGAAAATCGTGCCGCGAAAATCATTCGTTCCCCCGCGGGTGACGATGTTGATGACTCCTCCGATGGCCCGACCGAATTCCGCCGAGTAACTGCTGTTGACCACCTGAAATTCACGGATGGCTTCCTGGCTGAAGGTCGAACGCACCGAGCTGGAGCCATAGTCGTTGTTGTCCAGCCCATCAATGGTGATGTTATTCTGTCGGGCGCTTTGACCGTTGAAGCTGAGTCCGCTGGTCGCCGCCGCTCCCTGAGCGGGCATCCGATCGGGCGTGACGCCGGCCGTCGTCAGCGTGAAGTCGAGAAAATTTCGCCGATTAATGGGCAGTCCGTCAATCTGGCGTTGATCAATCGTCGTTGACGATTGCGTCCGCGTGGGCTCGACCAGAGGGACATCGGCCATCACCTCGATGACCTCGGTCGTCGCCGCGGGAGAAAGAGTAAACGGGACGACTGCTTCTTGTCCCACCGTCAGAGAGACATTGCGCACCACCTGAGCGGCGAACCCCGGATGCGCCGCCGTGACCGTGTATGTTCCCGGCGGGAGTAAGGCGATGACGTAGGTGCCGTCTTCGCCCGTCAAGGCGGTGCGCGTGAACTTCGTGGCGATATTTGTCGCCGTGACCGTCGCTCTCACAATCACGGCGCCTGTGGGATCTGTCACTGTTCCGCTGAGGCTGGCCGTCGTCGCTCCTGCCGACTGCCCGGATGCGCCCCCCACGAGCACACATCCGACCATAAACACGCTCAGGGTGACATAGAGTCGGCAACACGTCCTGTCCCGTGATCGTCGCATCTGGAATCCCTCACCGGGCCGTTACTTTAGTGTTGCGGTCGGACGATGTCAATCGTCGGGACCCAAGGTCGCACGAGGGATTCACATGCCGGATTCGCGGGGGAATCGGTCACCGATCTTCCAAAGAGGGCGTTAGAGCGTCCCTTTGACGAAGTCAAGGATGGCTTGAGCGACGGTTCGTCCGAAGGCCTCCGGATCGGTTCCGGTGAGAAGATCACCATGGGCGAAGCTGGGCAGCATCGCATGGACAAATTGTGGGCTGGCGATGCTGGAACGGTAGAGAGTGAAGGGAAGCGAGCCCACCGTCGGCGGGAAGAGACCCTGTCGGGCCTGAAGCGCCAGCACGGGAACCGCCACCCGCCGGTTTTCTGTGAGCGCGGGAAGATTCCCCCCACGTGCCGTCACAACAGCGACGACCTCTGGCGAGAGCTTCTTCACGTTCAACTCCGACATCTTGAGGATGTCAAGGAGAAGCCGCTGCGGGCTATACCATTCGGTGAAGTTGGCCTGGCGCTCCGTGAGGCCTGACCCATCCCCCGTGAGAAAAGAGCGGGCGACCGTCTCCAGATTCGACGGCTCAGGACCAACAACGAAACTGGAACTGATGGCTTTCAGGTTTCTGACCGCCGCCCAGGTGTGAACGGGAGTCCGCCCATCTTTCGCCGGAGTGAGAGCCTTCGGCGTGTAGAGTCCATTGGGATTGACTCCGGCGGGATCGGTCGTCTTTTCTGCTATGGCCGAAACCGGTTGGCCGGATGGAGGCTGAAGGAATCCCACGGAGAATCGCGCCAGCGGCTGGGCCTGGAACTCATCATCCACGATCAATCCGAATGCGGCTGCGTGACTGGCCGGAACGGGGACAAGAGAGGGAACGATCTGATGGAGGTTGGAAGCTCCTTCGGGATTAATCAGGGCACAAAGAGCGGCGATCTCCAGGAGCTGAAAATGGTAGGGACCGAGAGGTTGAGAGACAAACGGTTCATCGCCGGATTTCTCAGGATTGCGCAGGGCATTCACGCCAGCCAGATATTGGTCGTCGGTGAGCAGTGCATGGGCTCCCGGCACCGCCGTTCCATCGAGCAGAATGAGTCCATCAATGAGCGTGTGGCCGGCACGCCCCTCGAAGTTGTAGGCTGCAAAGGCTTGCACAAGAAAGGCTCCCAGCGAGTGTCCGCCCAGGTAGACGCGCGCTCCCTTTACCTTTCTCGCTTCCTCGACGATGGCCTTGAGATCCCGGACATGCACATCCAGTCCCCACTCGCTCATGAACCGGCTGACCTCGCCAAAGGGATGAGTGGCGATGTATCCTCCGGGTCCGTCGGGATGGTTGGAGTAGTAATCGAGCGCGTCACGGGCGGCGGCCTCCGTGCCGGCGTGTTCGGCCCGAACCATTGCCGTCAGGTCTTCGAGCAGATTGGATCGGCGGTCAACGGCCCATACTTCCGTAGCGCCGCCAGATAACGTCACAATCTGCGTGGCCAGCGGACGAAATGAATTGGCGCCACTGGCGAAACCGGGCATGAGGATGATGATCTCGCTCGGAGGATCCGTGCGGTTCCGGTCGAAAAATCTCACATAGATGGCCTGATTGAGATTGACCACGCCATCCCTGATGGCGTCAGGATCCGTGATCGCCGCCCGCAAGGCATCGCTTATTGGAACATTGGGCGGTGTGTTTGGCTCGTTATATCCCGGGATGACGTGACGCTCGCTTGTGACCTCAACGGTTGCCCGGGCCGTTCTTTGCGTCCAGGACGCTGACAGAAGCAGCCCGATCAAGCACCCCCAAGCGGTGAGCTTTCTCAAAATTCGTGGTCTTGGATCCATGACGGTTCTTTCTCCGGTTTCACCTGTTTGCATCATTACCCCTTTATCCAGCGGGTAGCGCAGCCTTTCCAGCCTGCGCTTTTCGCATTCGCCTCATTCACCTTTATATGGTGCGGTAAAGTGCTCGTTTGATCCCTCCCCCACCGATTTACATCCACCGGATAGTTTAGACGCCCTCGCCATGTCTGCTGTGTTGCCCGCGGATTTATCTCCAGCAGTTTGCCGTTTGAGACGGCAAACAGAGTGAACGCGTCAGGCACGCACACCTCTCTTTCGGAGACGGAGCGTTAACCGCCACACGAGATTATTACTCTCCCGCTCGCGGGCTCGGCTTCTGCCTCCCACGCCCGCGATCCGTCACGTCGAGCGGTGATGGTTCGTCTCGGTTAGAGCCGACCCGATGCGAAGTCCACGATGTAATCGGCGACGCTTTTCCCTTCGGTTCCTTTTGCCGTGCTGGTGTAGAGGTCACCGTGAGCGAAGGTTGGGAATTGTGTTGCTTTGATCTTGATCCGGTCGGCGGCGATGCTCGTACTCTGCCGGTAGGTATCCAGGAGCGAGGTGAAGATCTGTTCGGCGGTGAAGAAGAACTGTCCCTGAATGAGGCCCTGACCGGCGCGAATGGCCAGTACGGGGATGTTCACCCGACGATTTTCAGTCAGAGCCAGTCCGGGACTTCCGTTGGCCACGAGTGCTGCGCGGACGGCAGGGGAGAAGCGCGAGGCGTCAAGAGTTGGAGCGATGCCGAATGTATCGAGCAGCAGCCGCGTGGGCATGTACCATTCCAGATAGTTGGGCTGCCGATCCGCCAGCGTCGTCCGTCCCGATCCGTAGAGAAAGGAGCGGGCCACCGTTTCCAGGTCTGACGGCTCCGTTCCCTGCAGGCCAATCGTCGAGAGATCTTTCAGTCGCGTCCACCGCTGAGGCATCGAACCGAGGTCCCGAGGCGCGAAGAGACCATTCGGGTTTGCTCCAGCCGGGGGTCCCGGATCCGACTGTCTCACGGCGATGTCGGAGAGAGTGCGCCCGGTGGGGATGCGCAGGAAACCGATTGAGGAACGGGCGGGGTTCACCTGCTGAAATTCATCATCCACACTGAGGGCGAAAGCCGCTTCGTTCGTCGCGCGCACGGGGACGTAGGGCGGACCGACCGTCGTTTCCCCCTCAGGATCCCAGAGTGAAAGTTGAGCGGCAATTTCGATGAGTTGCAGGGCGTAAGGATCAATGGGAAGGAGCCGCGATGCGCCAAATATCGGTGAAGGCTGTTTCTGTGCGCCCACGAGAAACGGTTCATCTCCGGCCGCCGTTGTGTCGTTGATATTGAAGCGACGTTGGGGATGGCGCAGCCGATTCACACCGGTAACCACCTGCGAGCGGAGGATGAGGTTGGGGCTGTCGGGAACCGTGCCGCCGTTGAGATAAATCTCATCGGGGATCGGGTCCACTCGAATGAGGGCCCCGGTTGCACTCGGTGCAAGTGAAAAGTCAAGGAGGATGAGTCCATCAATTAGGCGGAAGCCGGCGATGCTGTCGAAATTATAGGCGGCGAATGCCTGAGCCATCGCGGCTCCGAGAAATCCCCCGCCGAGAAAGATTTTGCCCGACGGGCCCACGCGCGACCGCGCTTCGGCGACAATGGTGCGGGCATCTCGCAGGTGGACATCCAATCCCCATTCGGCCATGAAGCGGCTCGCCTCAAAAGGAGCATTGGCCAGGTATCCTCCGCGCCCTGCCGGATGATCGGTGTAGGCTGCAAGAGCTGTGAGCGATGCTTCTCGTGTTGCCTGCGATTCGGCGGCGATCATGGCCGTCGCATCCTCCAGCAAATTGCTGCGCCGATCAATAGCCCAGCATTCGATCTCTCCGCCGGAGGATCTCACGATCTCCGACGCGAGAATCGCGAGGCTGTTGGCACCGGCGAGGAGATCGGGCAGGAGAATGACGATGGTCCGGGGCGGTGTCGGGCGCTCGATGGCGAAAAAGCGAACGAAGATCGCTTTGTTGAGAGTGATCGTGCCGTCGGGAGCACGGGCCACCGGATCGGTGATCGCCTGGGCCAGAGCGGGGCTGATGGCCACGTTCGGCGGCGTATTCGGTTCGTCGTATCCCTCAAGAACAATTCGTTCTTGGGAAACGGTGATTCCCTCCTGAACGGCCGGACGACGTCCCATCACGACGTTCAAGGGGAGGAGAAGGAGAAGAAGTATCTCGATACGTTGGCGTTTCACAGACACAATTTCCCCCTAACGAGATGGCGGTGGTCACAGCGGACATGCTAGGGGGTTCTCCACCTGGTGTCAAGAAAGGGGGGAACCGCGGACTTTCGAGGTTGCCGCACGGGAAGGGCCCGCGCTCTAAATCCCTCATCTGTCGGCCGCATCTGTCGTGCCTGATGGCGTGTTTCGAGGAGTTCCCCGCGCGCAAGGTGCAGTGGTGGGATTCCCGCTGGGCGTGTGGTAAAAGCGGCTCTTCCGTTATACACTTCTTGGCCGGTAGACCGATGATGGACAGAGACCGATGAGGAGGTGGCAGGTAATAATCCCGGGCGCACCGAGTGATACTCAACGCCCTTTCGACCTACCACGACCGGATGGATCGAGCGAAAATCTACTCAGCAGAGATCTGCAGTGAGGATGATGAGAGATGCAGCCGTATCGGATGGCTCCTCTGGCCTTTGTCTTGGTTGTGGGGGGATCAATTCAGTGGTCTGAGGAGATGGTGTCGGTCACTGACAGTCATCAAAATCGCGTCGCTCGGCATCTGGTGTTGTGCCTGGACGGGGTGAGCTATGCGACGGTCGAGAAGATGATGAGCGAGGGACATTTTCGTCGGTTCAACAAGCCGGCGCGACTGATCGCGCCTTTTCCCACGCTGACCAATCCCGGATTCATCGAGATTCTTGAGCCGCTCGGCCCGCCGCTATCCCGGGGATATGAGGATTACTACTACGATCCGCCCTCCCGAAAGATGAAGGGGGGCTTTCTCGCGCGGTTTCGTCGTCGGACGTTCATCGAAGGCACCTTTCGCGAGCTATTCGATTATCATCCTTCGGGTCTGGCGATGACGCTGGAGTATGCGGTGCCGCCGCTCAGCCCCTGGATCGAAGCGCGGCTGTCACTGGCCCGGGCCATCGGGAAGTTTCACGCCTCCGACGGGCCGATTTTCATCGCCTATATCAGCTCCACGGATCCGCTGGCGCATGTCGGCGGAGAGAGATGGGTGCGGAGCTTCCTGGCTCACGTTGATCGGGTGCTGGACAAGCTCATCGCTGAATCCGGCGGGCATGTTCAGGTGACGATTGTATCCGATCATGGCAATCACTTCACCAAATACCGGCGGGTTGATCTGAGCGTCGCTTTGCGAGCTGACGGATTTCAGGTCGAGCGGCGTGTGACGACGGAGCGAAGCGTGGTTCATCCCCGATACGGGCTGGTGGGGTGCGCCGTCCTCTACACGGCTGAGGCCAACGAACCTCGCGTGGCCGAAGTCGTCGCTCAGGTGCCGGGCGTGGACTTCGCTGCCTACAAACGCGGCGATCTCATTTATGTCGTGAGTCGGCAGGGTCGCGCCCGCATCGAACGGCGCGGGGACCGCTATCGCTATCTGGTGTTTCAGGGCGATCCGCTGGGACTGCAACCGATCCTGGATGAGCTGCGCGCCCGGGGGCGCGCCGATGCCGATGGGTTCGTCGCCGATGCCGATCTCTTTGCCGCCACACAGGCCCACGCCTATCCCGATCCGCTTCGCCGCCTGTGGGAGGGGTTGACCAACTACGTGGCGCATCCGGCCAATGTGATCGTGAGTTTGCAGGAGGGCTACTACGAGGGAAACGATCTGCTGGACCTGCTGGCCGCTCTCCGCGCCACTCACGGAAGCATGCGCCAGTCGCAAACCGATGGCGTCATCCTCACGACGATGAGGAGTCTCCCCGACGTTCTGCGAGCACGCGACGCAGGACAATTGTTGTTCGGGGATGCGACGCCCGGGACGAAAGGCCGTTGAGCAAAGGCATCTCTCCCGCCGGGATGACTCCGAAAATCACCGCGGATGGACACGGATCAACACGGATCATCTCGCCCCCTTCGTGTTCATCTGGAGTGACATTGTGATCGTTTCGGGAGCGACCGTCCTCCCGAAGAACTCTTCCTCATGGTGTCAGGCGCATCGTCTCAGAAGCCCGACCTCTTCAGCGGCGGATTCTGCTGATCGGAATGGGTGCTTGACGCGGTCAGAGGGCGCATGATAGTTTCAGGCACGCGTGTGAGTGCCCGGCAGACAGGTTGTCTGCGATTGGGGAGAGCGCCGGGAACCCACTCGGTTTGGATCAGGCTCACCGGCGCGGGGGAGTCATGAGAGGACGTACGGGGTTTGTTATCGGTGTCCTCAGTATTCTCGTCGTCGCATCCTGCGCGAGTCCGGATCCGTACTTCGGGAAGACGGATCCTCCTTCATCGCTGGTGCTGCGCGTGGGCTTGGGAGCGGAGCCGGTCTCGCTCGATCCTCATACGGCTCCTGGTGCGCCGGAGGAACAGATCATTCTCAATCTCTTCGAGGGGCTGACCGAGTACGATCCGATCACATTGGAACCCGTTGCCGGCGTGGCCGAGCGCTGGGAAGCCGACTCGCGGGCGACACGGTTTCGCTTCTTTCTCCGGCCTACGGCGCGGTGGAGTAATGGCCGCCCCGTGACAGCCAGCGATTTCGTCTATTCCTGGAGACGCGCGCTGGCGCCGGAGACGGCGTCGCCGACGGCCTCCTTGCTTTACTACATCAAAAATGCCGAAGGCTACAACACCGGCAAAGTCCGAATTCGTGATCGGAGGACCGGCCGGTTCCTCACCGATCAATACGGCGGCGACCTCCTGGTGAAACCCGATGATCTTCGCCCGGAGCGATTGCAAATAATCCGCGAGCTGGTTCAAGCAACGGAGGGAATTCCTTTTGAAATCGCCGAGCGCAAAGAGAATGGGGGATCGGTCACCGTGACGTTGCGAAATTCTCTTTCCGGCGCCGTCCTCACTCGGGGGAGCGGAGAGCCGTTGGTCGTCGCGGCTGAGGATGTGGGACGACTGGAATTCTATCGGGTCCTTGTGCACCGACTGGAGCGCACGTCCTGGGAGGCCGTTGCCGTTCAGGCGGACGACGTCGGCGTGCGGGCTTTGGATGAGCAGACGCTGGAGGTGGAGACGCATTATCCCACCGCCTTCTTTGTGAAGTTGACCATGACCCTGCCCTATCGTCCCGTGCCGATCGAAGCGGTGACGCGCTGGGGACGGGACTGGACCCGTCCTGAGCATATCGTGACCAACGGCCCGTTCACGCTGGCGGGATGGAAGCCAGGACAGGCCGTGGAACTTCGGCGAAGTCCGACCTACTGGGACGCCGGTCGCGTTCGATTGGAACGAGCGATCTACTACACCACGGAGGATTACACGACTCTGGTCAATCTCTACAAAAGTGGAGAGGTGGATGCTCTGACGAGTGGTCTGCTCCCGCCCTATGCCATCCGGATGCTGAAGACGAAGCGGGATTACCAGACGGGACCCTATCTGCTGAGCTATTATCTGCTGGTCAATGTCACCCGGCCGCCGTTGAGCGACAGGCGCGTGCGACAGGCACTGGACATGGCCCTCGATAAGGAGCAGATTTGCCGGCGGGTGCTGGGTGCCGGACAGCAGCCGCTCACCAGCTTGACGCCGAGTGACTTCGGCGGGAGCTATCCGCGACCTCGCGGGCCGAGTTACGATCCCCGGCGGGCGCGGGAGTTGATGGCTGAGGCGGGTTATCCCGATGGTCGCGGTGTGCGCCTCCGCTACCTGTTCAACAGCGGCCTGCTGCACACACAGATTGCCGAAGCCGTTCAAGCTCAGTGGCAGCGCGTCTTCCCCGCCATCTCCGTCGAACTGGTGAACCAGTCCTGGCAGGTCTATCTCTCCAGCCTTCAGCTTCGGGATTACGATGTGGCCAAGCGAAGCTGGTCGGCCGATTATAATGATCCCCTGAGCTTTCTCGAGACCATGCTCTCGACCAATGCCAATAATCAGAGCGGATGGGCCAGCAGCGAATATGATCGGCTCATCTGGCGGGGGAACACCGAACCCGATCCCGCCCGGAGAATGCAGCTTCTGGCCCGCGCCGAGCAAATTCTCCTGGCCGACCAGCCGATCATTCCCATCTACGCTTCCGTCTCCACGCTGCTGGTCAAGCCGTATGTTCGAGGGTGGACGGCTAACCTTCTGGACCGGCATCCGCTGCGATTTGTTTCGCTGGAGAGCGAGCCCCGGATGGCGCGGGCTCACCGCTAGAGAGCTATGCTCGGATTCGTTGCGCGGCGGCTTGTCCTGACGATCCCGCTCGTTTTCCTCATCGTGACGGTGACGTTCGCGCTGTTGCGTCTGGCGCCGGGAAATCCCCTGGCCCGCGAGCGGGCGATGCCGCCGGAGATTCGCGCGAATCTCGAACGCTTTTATGGCCTGGATCGGCCGTGGTACGAGCAGTACATCAATTACCTTCGCGGTGTCATTCGCGGAGACCTCGGACCGTCGTACCGGTATCGCGAGGTCACGGTCAATGAGATCATCAGCCGGGGTCTGCCGGTTTCGGCTCGCCTCGGAGTGTTAGCTTACGCTATCGCGCTCCTCGTGGGCATTCCCTGTGGAATTCTGGCAGCGGTGCGAGCCTCTTCGTGGGTGGCCCAACTGCCGCTGGCTCTCGCGGTGCTGGTGTTGAGTGTGCCTAATTTTGTTCTCGGTCCGCTGCTCGTGCTGCTTTTCGCGTTAACCTGGTACTGGCTTCCCCCGGCGGGATGGGGAGAATGGCGACATTACGTTCTCCCGGTGATCACTTTGTCCTCGGGATATATCGGCATCATCGCCCGACTCACGCGCAACGGTCTGCGCGAGATCCTGAGTCAGGACTACATTCGCGCCGCGTATGCTAAGGGCGTCCCGGGGTCCGACGTCATTCTCAGGCATGCGCTCAGGCTGGCGCTCGTTCCCGTCCTTTCCTTCACGGGACCGTCGCTGGCCTTTCTGGTAACGGGAACCGTCGTGGTCGAGCAAATATTTGCCCTCCCGGGTCTGGGATCGTTTTTCGTTCAGGCGGCCTTTCATCGTGACTACACGGTCGTGCTGGGCGTGGTGCTGTTTACTTCACTCGTGCTCATTGTCCTCAATCTCCTGGTGGATGTGGCCTATGCCGTCGTGGACCCTCGGATCAGTTTCACCGAGAGGAACCGTCGCTGATCGCCGGAGATGGCTATGAACAACACCTTCGGTCCGCATCGTCGGCGGGATCATCCCTGGCGCCGCTTTTGCCGGAACAAGCTCAACGTCATCAGCCT
This window harbors:
- a CDS encoding TonB-dependent receptor produces the protein MRRSRDRTCCRLYVTLSVFMVGCVLVGGASGQSAGATTASLSGTVTDPTGAVIVRATVTATNIATKFTRTALTGEDGTYVIALLPPGTYTVTAAHPGFAAQVVRNVSLTVGQEAVVPFTLSPAATTEVIEVMADVPLVEPTRTQSSTTIDQRQIDGLPINRRNFLDFTLTTAGVTPDRMPAQGAAATSGLSFNGQSARQNNITIDGLDNNDYGSSSVRSTFSQEAIREFQVVNSSYSAEFGRAIGGVINIVTRGGTNDFRGTIFSFLRTRALNARNAFAVTNPPFQQVQFGGTLSGPIRRDRHFFFGSFERLTLSATHQVTINPQIVEAAQALGFPPSVIRRGDLPFSEASSMGLARGDFQLGPNDTLWVRYNLARGYNGSLEPWGGLVAESNGGVGRLRDHTLSAGNTWIISPSIINETRFMFAHRRQTVDPLDPTGGPEVRIFETPEVIVFGRGALLPQPRTEVLWQVVNNFSVTSGRHRLKMGLDWYRGEAPPGTTSIPILFGGQVLFQGLDFSAISGPAFTALQAFAPSRRTRDQIEFLNFLGENLPILFPGFSAPIPDLGHRPIPAAFVQGFGDGSDTLSSVYFSWYAQDDIRLRSTLTLKLGYRFDRQTFPPPFPSSGGNNSNPRLAVAWDPTGRGKILVHGAYGIFYGSVQLGPMFAVRIVNGTKIQTPVLPFPFSLLGFLQPGFRFPEGRVPRDLPSVGELGRIFAADPRFKNGYAHQSTIGVNYLVTPDLAVSLTYQMVRGLHLFLSRNLNPIVNPTCGPIPATCGRVFPGRPEIYQFESSGDSYYHGLTVAVERRMSRKLSFRAHYTFSKAIDDFVDWRVENQETGNPLNLRGERALSLQDARHRAVLSGLWDLDYGKHWLVRGYTFSTIVTLTSGRPYNLLAGVDLNGDGDIPPGDRPASLGRNVGISPGYANVDARLVRTLSLGDRITAQLILESFNLFNRVNISEFGRVFLPGTPLPPKKDGRFIVTPDRYRGAFAARQIQFGIKLLF
- a CDS encoding peptide ABC transporter substrate-binding protein, with protein sequence MRGRTGFVIGVLSILVVASCASPDPYFGKTDPPSSLVLRVGLGAEPVSLDPHTAPGAPEEQIILNLFEGLTEYDPITLEPVAGVAERWEADSRATRFRFFLRPTARWSNGRPVTASDFVYSWRRALAPETASPTASLLYYIKNAEGYNTGKVRIRDRRTGRFLTDQYGGDLLVKPDDLRPERLQIIRELVQATEGIPFEIAERKENGGSVTVTLRNSLSGAVLTRGSGEPLVVAAEDVGRLEFYRVLVHRLERTSWEAVAVQADDVGVRALDEQTLEVETHYPTAFFVKLTMTLPYRPVPIEAVTRWGRDWTRPEHIVTNGPFTLAGWKPGQAVELRRSPTYWDAGRVRLERAIYYTTEDYTTLVNLYKSGEVDALTSGLLPPYAIRMLKTKRDYQTGPYLLSYYLLVNVTRPPLSDRRVRQALDMALDKEQICRRVLGAGQQPLTSLTPSDFGGSYPRPRGPSYDPRRARELMAEAGYPDGRGVRLRYLFNSGLLHTQIAEAVQAQWQRVFPAISVELVNQSWQVYLSSLQLRDYDVAKRSWSADYNDPLSFLETMLSTNANNQSGWASSEYDRLIWRGNTEPDPARRMQLLARAEQILLADQPIIPIYASVSTLLVKPYVRGWTANLLDRHPLRFVSLESEPRMARAHR
- a CDS encoding ABC transporter permease subunit; protein product: MLGFVARRLVLTIPLVFLIVTVTFALLRLAPGNPLARERAMPPEIRANLERFYGLDRPWYEQYINYLRGVIRGDLGPSYRYREVTVNEIISRGLPVSARLGVLAYAIALLVGIPCGILAAVRASSWVAQLPLALAVLVLSVPNFVLGPLLVLLFALTWYWLPPAGWGEWRHYVLPVITLSSGYIGIIARLTRNGLREILSQDYIRAAYAKGVPGSDVILRHALRLALVPVLSFTGPSLAFLVTGTVVVEQIFALPGLGSFFVQAAFHRDYTVVLGVVLFTSLVLIVLNLLVDVAYAVVDPRISFTERNRR